The following proteins come from a genomic window of Chaetodon auriga isolate fChaAug3 chromosome 16, fChaAug3.hap1, whole genome shotgun sequence:
- the LOC143334375 gene encoding uncharacterized protein LOC143334375: MCAVWLKLVTILCLSCTALTGPESGGVVWRDFGGSVTIQCRSPEQDQESLSLKKGLGEDEILFKESNSEKPTISSEFTSRLELHGVFPSMDIFIKNLTSADTGPYWCTYTKFDQMTSQRVTMKGTGSVLLVVTDTMKQCDPENKNLVLVSVVISAAVLLGIIMGFFIWIILKTKTLRSTVKPRHTTTNDVYEDMRGTLRR, translated from the exons atgtgtgctGTCTGGTTAAAGCTCGTAACCATCCTTTGTCTCTCCTGCACAGCGCTGACTGGCCCAG AGAGTGGTGGAGTGGTATGGAGAGATTTTGGAGGATCAGTCACTATCCAGTGCAGATCTCCAGAGCAAGACCAAGAGTCCCTGAGTCTGAAGAAGGGTCTCGGGGAAGATGAGATTTTGTTCAAAGAGAGCAACTCAGAAAAGCCCACCATTTCCAGTGAATTCACAAGCAGACTTGAGCTACATGGAGTATTCCCCAGCATGgacattttcatcaaaaactTGACCTCAGCCGACACAGGACCGTACTGGTGCACTTACACAAAGTTTGACCAGATGACCAGTCAACGCGTAACCATGAAAGGCACAGGGTCTGTGCTCCTGGTGGTGACGG ATACGATGAAGCAGTGTGACCCAGAAAATAAGAATCTGGTGCTGGTGTCTGTTGtgatctctgctgctgtgctgcttggGATCATCATGGGCTTCTTCATATGGATCATCCTCAAG ACAAAGACTTTGCGCAGCACAGTGAAACCAAGGCACACCACCACCAATGATGTGTATGAGGACATGCGTGGAACGCTGAGGCGCTAA